A region of Rhodamnia argentea isolate NSW1041297 chromosome 9, ASM2092103v1, whole genome shotgun sequence DNA encodes the following proteins:
- the LOC115739824 gene encoding CBS domain-containing protein CBSX5-like, with translation MAVRLLANEISDLCLGKPALRCLSTAATVGDALSALRKSGDAAVSLWSCDDLPPSEATTDREKGGCVCVGKVCIVDIVCFLCREENLADPAAALRSKVEAIVPKVAGLVRHLEPHASLLDAIELILEGAQNLVVPLRSRRGAIPRKNLLHHHREYCWLTQEDIIRYLLNFINLFAPTPALRINSLGIIDTDSILAVHYYDPAASALRLIPESNLKQTAVAIVDDEGQLIGEISPLTLSSCDLTVSAAVLTLSAGDLMAYIDCGGPPEGLVRLVKERLQEKNLVTFLESLEEELAFSLPSASSSSSDEEFGCVRNGRVGGYSARMVRRSEAIMCYPSSSLVAVMIQALAHRVSYVWVVEEDGSLAGIVTFKSMLRVFHERLRSMS, from the exons ATGGCAGTGAGATTGCTGGCGAATGAGATATCCGACCTGTGCCTCGGGAAGCCCGCGCTGAGGTGCCtctccaccgccgccaccgtcgGCGACGCTCTCTCCGCCCTCAGGAAGTCCGGTGACGCCGCCGTTAGCCTGTGGAGCTGCGACGATCTCCCGCCGAGCGAGGCCACGACCGATCGCGAGAAAGGCGGATGCGTGTGCGTGGGCAAGGTGTGCATTGTGGACATCGTCTGCTTCCTGTGCAGGGAAGAGAACCTCGCCGATCCGGCCGCCGCGCTTCGGTCTAAGGTCGAAGCGATCGTTCCGAAGGTCGCTGGCCTTGTCAGGCACTTGGAGCCCCACGCCAG CTTGTTGGATGCGATTGAGCTGATCCTTGAAGGCGCGCAGAACCTGGTGGTGCCGCTGCGATCTCGCAGGGGAGCGATCCCGAGGAAAaacctcctccaccaccatcgTGAATACTGTTGGCTCACGCAGGAGGACATCATTCGATACCTCCTCAACTTCATCAATCTCTTTGCCCCCACACCGGCCCTTCGGATAAATTCTCTCGGCATCATCGACACCGATTCGATCCTTGCCGTGCACTATTACGACCCTGCTGCATCGGCCTTGCGTCTGATCCCCGAATCCAACCTCAAGCAAACTGCGGTGGCCATCGTCGACGACGAAGGCCAGCTGATCGGCGAGATCTCGCCATTGACTCTCAGTTCCTGTGACTTGACTGTATCAGCTGCTGTTTTGACGCTATCTGCCGGAGATCTCATGGCGTACATCGATTGCGGTGGTCCGCCGGAAGGCTTAGTTCGTCTGGTGAAGGAAAGATTGCAAGAGAAGAACTTGGTCACGTTTTTGGAATCACTGGAGGAGGAATTAGCGTTTTCTTTGCCGTCTGCGTCTTCCTCTTCGTCAGATGAAGAGTTTGGGTGCGTGAGGAATGGGAGAGTCGGAGGCTACTCCGCGAGGATGGTGAGGAGGTCAGAGGCCATCATGTGTTATCCGAGCTCTTCGCTCGTCGCAGTGATGATTCAGGCGCTTGCGCACAGAGTTAGTTATGTCTGGGTCGTGGAGGAAGACGGAAGCCTCGCTGGGATcgtcaccttcaagagcatgtTGAGGGTCTTCCATGAACGGCTAAGGTCCATGAGCTGA
- the LOC115739825 gene encoding stem-specific protein TSJT1-like produces MLGIFKKGLAHPPQELNSPNPSKTATRQPKFPREILEEFMASHQPSSSNAFSVSFEDGAALTYAHPPRSYSVHQRLFCGLDNIYCIFGGSLNNLCSLIKQYGLSKGTDEAMFVIEAYRTLRDRGPYPADQVLKDLDGDYGFVLYDSKAGTIFAASGAGEGVRLFWGIAADGSLVISDNLEIVKGSCAKSFAPFPAGCMFHSEHGLMSFEHPRSKVKAMPRIDSEGVMCGANFKVDVQSKVHAMPRVGSEANWAIWGQNA; encoded by the exons ATGTTGGGGATATTCAAGAAGGGTTTGGCTCATCCGCCGCAAGAACTCAACAGCCCAAACCCGTCGAAGACCGCGACGAGGCAGCCAAAGTTTCCCAGAGAGATCTTGGAGGAATTCATGGCTTCTCATCAGCCCAGCAGCAGCAATGCCTTCTCGGTTAGCTTCGAAGATGGCGCTGCGCTCACTTACGCTCACCCTCCGAGGTCCTACTCGGTTCATCAAAg ATTGTTCTGTGGCTTGGACAACATCTACTGCATTTTCGGGGGCAGCCTAAACAACCTGTGCAGCCTCATCAAGCAATACGGCCTATCGAAGGGCACGGACGAGGCCATGTTCGTGATTGAGGCGTACCGGACCCTCCGTGACCGGGGGCCGTACCCAGCCGATCAGGTCCTCAAGGATCTGGACGGCGACTACGGCTTCGTGCTCTACGATAGCAAGGCTGGGACCATTTTTGCTGCATCT GGAGCAGGAGAAGGGGTAAGACTGTTCTGGGGGATCGCAGCAGATGGTTCTTTGGTAATCTCGGACAACTTGGAGATCGTGAAAGGGAGCTGTGCTAAATCATTTGCTCCATTCCCAGCAG ggtGTATGTTTCATAGCGAGCACGGATTGATGAGCTTTGAACATCCAAGGAGCAAAGTGAAGGCAATGCCGAGGATTGACAGCGAGGGTGTCATGTGTGGGGCCAATTTCAAGGTTGATGTCCAGTCCAAGGTTCACGCCATGCCACGTGTCGGGAGCGAAGCCAATTGGGCAATTTGGGGTCAAAATGCATGA
- the LOC115739823 gene encoding trafficking protein particle complex subunit 13 encodes MSSTQGPHSLAFRVMRLCRPSLLVDPPLLVHPSDLLVGEDLLDHPLAASRLPPLIASHLSDASDPTYRSRFLLRDPADAMGLSGLLLLPQAFGAIYLGETFCSYISINNSSTFEVRDVTIKAEIQTERQRLLLLDTSKSPVETIRAGGRYDFIVEHDVKELGAHTLVCTALYSDGDGERKYLPQFFKFVVANPLSVRTKVRVVKETTFLEACIENHTKSNLYMDQVEFEPAQYWGATILKADERQSKIYSAAKEIFKPPILIRSGGGIQNYLYQLKSSSQSNVQMKVEGNNILGKLQITWRTNLGEPGRLQTQQILGTAITRKDIDLRIVETPIDINLGRSFSVRFNLMNLTDRELGPFEVWLLQNDSPEDRAVMVNGLQKMALPKVEAFGLSDFALNLIATKLGVQRITGITVFDITEAKSYDLLPDWEIFVDVK; translated from the exons ATGAGCTCGACGCAGGGGCCTCACTCTCTGGCCTTCCGGGTGATGAGGCTATGCCGCCCCTCCCTCCTTGTCGACCCTCCCCTCCTCGTCCACCCCTCCGATCTCCTCGTCGGCGAGGACCTCCTCGACCACCCCCTCGCCGCCTCCCGCCTCCCTCCCCTCATCGCCTCCCACCTCTCCGACGCCTCCGACCCCACCTACCGCTCCCGCTTCCTCCTCCGCGACCCCGCCGACGCCATGGGCCTCTccggcctcctcctcctccctcaggCCTTCGG GGCGATTTATTTGGGAGAGACGTTTTGCAGCTACATAAGTATCAACAACAGCTCCACTTTTGAAGTCAGGGACGTCACGATTAAG GCAGAAATTCAAACTGAGAGGCAGCGGCTTTTGCTTTTGGATACTTCCAAGTCTCCAGTTGAAACAATACGTGCAGGAGGGCGTTATGATTTTATTGTAGAGCATGATGTGAAGGAACTTGGAGCTCATAC cCTGGTTTGCACGGCATTGTATTCTGACGGtgatggagagagaaaatatctacctcaatttttcaaattcgTTGTTGCGAATCCACTTTCCGTGAGGACAAAG GTCCGTGTGGTCAAG GAAACTACATTTCTGGAAGCATGCATTGAAAATCACACCAAATCAAACTTGTATATGGACCAAGTTGAGTTTGAGCCAGCACAATACTGGGGTGCAACAATCTTAAAAGCTGATGAGCGCCAGTCCAAGATATATTCTGCAGCTAA AGAGATATTTAAGCCACCAATCCTGATCAGATCAGGTGGAGGAATTCAGAACTATCTTTATCAGTTGAAATCATCCTCGCAGAGTAATGTACAAATGAAAGTTGAGGGAAATAACATTCTTGGTAAGCTTCAGATCACGTGGCGCACGAATCTGGGTGAACCTGGTCGTTTACAGACACAGCAGATTCTTGGGACT GCCATCACTCGCAAGGATATTGACTTGCGCATTGTGGAGACTCCAATCGATATTAACTTGGGAAGATCCTTCTCG GTACGCTTCAATCTCATGAACTTGACGGACCGAGAATTGGGCCCCTTTGAAGTTTGGTTATTGCAGAATGATTCACCTGAGGACAGGGCTGTTATGGTTAACGGTCTTCAAAAGATG GCTTTACCAAAGGTGGAGGCATTTGGTTTATCAGATTTTGCACTG AATTTAATTGCTACTAAACTCGGAGTTCAGAGAATTACAGGCATCACTGTGTTTGACATAACAGAGGCCAAAAGTTATGATCTGTTGCCAGATTGGGAG ATTTTCGTGGATGTCAAGTGA